CAGAGTTGGTATAAAAAGTTGCTTTGGACCAGATTGCAATAATTTCAAATGCACGGAGCCCAACACTCACAATGTAAGTATAATTTTACTTTCCAGATTCTCTTAAATGAATAGAGAAATCACTGAATAGACATTTCTCAGTGGATgaattaatattaaatgtttatatgaCCACAAACTTATTACTGGATAAACAAATATggcacactgtgtgtgtgtgtgtgtgtgtgtgtgtgtgtgtgtgtgtgtgtgtgtgtcaggataTATCTTTCTGGACTTGTTGGCTTTCTGCTGGTGCTAACCACTGAAGCCAGAGTTGGGTAAGAAACCATTTTAGCAGTATGCAGCATTTGACTACAactaagtaaaacaaaaaaaaatatatctggTTCAAGTGTTGGTTATTAGAAATTGAAGGGACCACCGCTCAAATTGAAAAATTACTGTTCAGCTCAAGAGCtagaaaatatcagttttttaatatgttcctttcacatttcacagaaaCTCCTCTGAGTTGGTGTTCTGTTCTGAGACAAAACAATGCCTGCTGTTTGATAAAGTTTGTAAGACTGACGAATATGAGGTGAGTGCCTCTGAGCAAGAaggaataaacacaaaaaaacccacatgagccaattagaaaaaaaagccTCACAACTGTGTTCATTCATGTCCCGCAGGCCCGCCACTATGACTCCGTGAAATGGGTTTCGACTGAAGAGACGTCTTTCTTCTTGGAGATTGCAATAATGAAAGGATTCAGACGGTTGTATGACTACATCACCGGTGCAAATGTGAATGGTGTGCATCTCGTCatatatttattatgtatttaatattttatttaaacactttaaagaaaacaactacaAGTGTTTATTCACAATGATTGAGtataatgttttaaaatctccaaaaaaaaaaaaaaaaaaaaaaaaaaaaaaaaaagatcccatGCAACTCATACCATTTGTATGGAGACTGGTATTTAAAACAAGTATTTCCAAACTCTGGCTGAACATGTGGtacagctaaaataaaaatgtcccTTGACCGGACATCATAATTACTGTATTTAGTTGTGATTAGAGAGCAGAGCTTGTTTGGTGGTTTTATTGGATAGTTCAGAGcaactgcatgtttttttttttattgttttcttattcttcatgtgcatttttttttgtgacaattCTCAAAAACTTTCTTAATGTTTGTTGTTAGGAGAGAAAATTGAAATGACAGCTCCTGTTGTTGTGAAAGTCCCTGACAAGTATTTTTGGGAAACGGGTGTTTACACAATAAGTTTCTTGCTGCCAGCTGAATATCAGAAAAATCCACCTAGCCCTACTAATAATAAGGTAAGCTTCTCTAGCTAAAAACGatagctggaaaaaaaataaaaacacattacgTTCCAGTTAGTCATCAATAACTCAATATGAACTGATTCTGAGTCCACCTTATGTTCTGACAGATAATAAAACTTTGCTGACTTACAGGTGTACATCCGCAACACACCAGACatgactgtgtatgtgcagaGCTATGGAGGATGGCTGACAACCGtgtctgacaaaaacacagcaaacagtCTGTCCTCTGCCCTTGACCAAACCAATGCAGACTACAAAAAAGGCTTCCACTATGCTGTTGGATATAACAGGTAGACAAATCATTACCATTTTCTCAGTGATAATCACAAATTACTGAAGAAAATCCAAAGAATGTATTTGGATGATGATTTTATATTCTACAATAAATTATTATGTGCGTATTTATTTCTTGCAGCCCAATGACGATCATTTACAGGCACAATGAGGTGTGGTTTGTTGCTGAGGATGAGCCAGCGTGTTCCAGCAGTGAGGAATTGAACTTTGGTCCTTAGTCCTGAACATTCGGAGCCCTCTGCAATGACAGTATACAACAGCGTATATAGAAAAATGTTGTAACTTGACTTTCGCTTGCTCCATCTTAAAATGTATCATATAAATTGCCAGCCTGTGAGAGCCCATGTTACGGAAATATATGTGAATTGAATAGAGCATGTATTACTAGTGATGATGGGTTTACTCTATGTTGTATgatggttttcttttgttttcaataaaatatctttttgcagtgatttattttgcttgtttttaacCAATCTGCTTCCTGTCTAAGGCAGCTGGTTTCCAGTAGGTTAAGCCTCAGGACAGCTCAGTCTCACTCCATTTTCTTGCCACTAGGTGGCAGTAGGAAGACGATTATTATATGGATCATAGTTATACTGCCAAGAACTTCAGGTTTTTgacatgattgtttttttgtttttttttctctctcattttattttattttatttaagatttACCTTTAAAATGAAGAGAGATGGTTGTAAATGTCAGAAGCTACACAGCCTACTGAAAATAGTACGTAGGctattttattgatgaatgtCATAATCCATTTACAAGCTGATGTGCAGATTTCATAACCATTCACCCTTGAACTGCCCCCTTCCTCCCCCCATTCGCTTTTATGTCACTCTGATCTTCATCATCTTACCTGTGTCGTTTGAGATGAATGACAGCTTATCATATTGAGCAGTAGCCAGGGATGTGGAGTAATATTCAATTGGAGTTCTCTGAAGGGCTAATGTTGTATTACACCGACAAAGCAAAGGTCCTGTCCTTGAATGCATTATTAAGGTGTATCCATTGATTTAATTCAAGGATGAACAGCTGATGCTTTCCTCGTGTACACgttcagtggtggaaagtaacaaagtacatttactcaagtactgtaaaATATTGCAGCTTATACTTCTGCTCTACAAGCCTGTAGAgagaaatattgtactttttagcCCACTACATTCATATAACAACTACAGTTCCCACTTACATTGCAGattaaagaaaagataaaaGTATAACAACACTTTTGTGGAGCTGAACtttaatttgcctttttttttaaccattagTCTTCCCATgcatctgatttattttgtgaccCTCAAAGAGGTCTGACTCCTAGGCTGGGAACTACTACACTAAACTGCCTGTAATGCAATTTTACTGGGCTGGTTACTTGGCTGGCTTGCTGAATGACTGATTGGATAGGGGCACCAGTCAGGAGAGGTTTTATGACACTCGCTACAGATCGAAGTCCGCTTGTAGGGCTCAAATCACCAGCAGGCCTGCCATTCAGCTTTTCTCCAGTTTGCCTCCCTTGTCTGTCTGGTCTTCTGATCTCTACAGTAATGAAGATCAGGCTGGACTAACTTTGGAATCCATGTCCCACAACTAGCATGGATGTACCTGGTTATCACCCACAGCTGCCACAGCCTCTTGTCCCCCACCTTGGCAACTACACAGCCGATCTGTTAAATCTGGAAGGATCACCAACATGTGAGTGCACTATGAGTAGATCAGAAGATACTGTATGAGCTTATATCTTGTTCTAAAAGTacctgtgtttaaaaatgtcttattttgagAGCTGGTGTATAACTGTGTCAGGAAAAATATAATATGTAGTAGAAAATAATCACCTCTACATGAAAATCCaaatacagaagaaaaataggttTATCATTGTGCTACATTCCTGTCGATGTCAAAAAAAGTACAAGCCAAGTGGTGTTACTGTACTGCTCACTATTGTCTCAACAGCCAAATACTGCATACTATGTCTGTATCTCTGTATTTTactaaaagaagaagaagaaaggagagaaaatgggAAGTGTAGAGAAGGCTAGAGCAGGATTTGCTCTCTGGAGCAGGTACAGTACGTGTTTCAGTAGCTTGGCACATCACAactttcagttaaaaaaaacagcaatctCCTTTCAAACAACACTTGCTAGCTCAACCTTGTGTCATGTTGGTCATTTTCAGTAGCAGAAGTTTGAGTCATACTCTGAATATATTTAATGATAACTGTGGCATCATTCTCCAGCTCAGGACTCAAAGACAGAACCAGATGGCAGACCACAGTCAGAGGAGAGTTGTCCCATCTGTGGGGACAAAGTATCGGGATACCATTATGGACTGCTCACCTGTGAAAGCTGCAAGGTAAAAATCAGAATATGGACAAGTCGTTTAGGATGATCTTGTAATCTGCAGAGAATGAAGCAGCAGCCTCACagactgtctctctctctctctctgcagggaTTCTTTAAACGCTCAGTACAGAATAACAAGCATTACACCTGTGCAGAACAACAGCGCTGCCCCATGAACCTTTCGCAGAGGAAACGTTGTCCTTCCTGCCGCTTCCAGAAGTGTCTGGCAGTGGGCATGAAAAAAGAAGGTACACCCGCAGCCCCCAGGCCACACAGAAACATTcataaacagcacacacacatgcattctgCTCACTGCATGCGTTGTGTTGTATTCTGACATGAATGCTATTTTCTCCCATATGATTTATCTAAGAAGCCATAAACCGATGCAAGTAATTGTCTGCAATGACCCAGATTATATATGATTGCAATAATCAAATTGGGTTTAGAGAGCTATTATTAGTTCTCTAAACTAAAATACCTCTGTACTGTCTGGAATTTGGTGGTAAAAGCCTGATAATTTGTTTCCTGTTAACAGCTGTAAGAGCAGATCGCATGCGAGGTGGCAGAAATAAATTTGGCCCTCTGTATCGGCGGGACAGGCAGAGGAAGCAGCAAAAAGTTTATGACCAGGCAAACACTGGTCCCTACAGGATTAAGCAGGGTACTACACCCTGGCCTACAGCTCCAAATGATCTTTACCCTGTGAGCAGTCACGCAAGTATGTCATTGTCCTCTGATGCTTTACATCAAACCCACATGCATCCAAACATGGGGGAGACGGGTGCACTCATACCTCTGGACTGCACAATGAACGAAGACAGAGACCTCCCTCCTTCATCCCTGCCTTACCCTGAACTGTACCACTGCACCTTCTCTGGATTCACccaggagaaaagagaaatgccGTTAAGCTACAGCCTGGTTCACACAAACTATCCAGTGCACCCAACCTCAAACAATTCATTCACATACAGAAGAACACCAGTATCATCCCCCGGCTCAGCACCCAGTTCATCTACGCTACTCTCACAAGCTCCCACCCAAAACCGAGACAGTCCTTCATCAACCATCTTCCTAAGCCAGCTCTTGGAGGGAGAGCAAGAGGAGAGCCAGCTGTGTGCCAAAGTGCTGGCCAGCCTGCAAAGAGAACAGGCCAACCGAGGCAAACATGACCGCCTAAACACATTCAGCATCATGTGCAAAATGGCTGACCAGACACTGTTTGGGCTTGTGGAGTGGGCCAGGAACAGTACACTCTTCAAGGAGCTCAAGGTGAAAACATGGGCCACAGTATTACAGAGATCTTTCTATAGTAGTTGAAATCTCTTAGTAGCTGTGTCAACAGACCTATGGCATTTACTCGTTTCAATGTGTTGGAGGTCTGAGGTTGTAGGTTGTGGGTTGCAGTCATTAATTTGCAACTACCCCCAGATCAACTTTTTATGTTTCCCACAGGTGGAGGACCAGATGGTGCTGCTGCAGAACTGTTGGAGTGAGTTGCTGGTCCTGGATCACCTTTGCAGACAGGTGACCTATGGAAAAGAGAGCTGCATATATCTAGTCACAGGACAAcaggtacagtatatactgATGATCATCATAAAGGTCTTTAAACATTGCCCTGTCATGTGTTATACTGGGTTACACAGAAACCTAAATTCTAAACACcatctttttctcactctgatGCAGATTGAAGTATCAACCATCATCTCACAAGCAGGAGTGACACTGAGTAGCCTGGTATCAAGGACCCAAGACCTGGTGTCCAAACTGAAGGTACTTCAGTTAGACAGACATGAGTTTGTCTGTCTCAAATACTTGGTGCTATTCAACCCTGGTGagcaatttattttgaaattctagtgattaattttttttttataggagaTAAAAATCAGATGCAGCTTTTTGATGAAGTTCCTGACATTTTAGATGTGTATTCTTTTCAAACTACTGTCATGCATGCAGCTTCTGTTAAACATGTTATATGATGAATATGCATGTATCTTTCTCCACTAGATGTGAAGTCTGTGCAGAGCCGCAGGCAGGTAGAACAGACTCAAGAGAGGGTGAACAGGGCCCTAATGGAACACACTCAGCAGAATCATCCAGGGCACTCAGACAAGTTTGGCCAGTTGCTACTCCGGCTGCCTGAAGTACGTAGCATTAGCTTGCAAATTGAGGAGTATTTATACCAGCGCCACCTTCTGGGAGATTTGCCTTGTAACTCTCTACTCACTGAGATGCTTCACACGAAGCACAACTAGGGGCTGCTGGATTTGCAGACAGGAGAGTCAGGTTTTGCACTTTCTTTATTGCCTTTGTGAGATGTAAGGTCCAAGCACTACCATATTTTTGTAAGCAGGAAGAGCTtaactgttaaaagaaaaatgcatctTTGAAgaagtaaaattgttttttgcatttgcCTGAGTACTCAAAACTTGTAATACAATGCAAATGGGAAAATAAACATGGGTATGAAAAAACATATAATGACagtttaaaaagcatttttatttgtctggTCCAGTTGCCAAGGATAGTGAATTTATGAAATGAACATCCATAATGTGCCGGGATAGATCTGACAAcataacacaaagaaaacatacattttatgaCAACTTTTATGAAATGAATGAGTGACTTACCaccttaacaaaaaaaaaaagtagaaacaaaCTAAACATCAATTGCACCATCTAATggaaactaaataaatacatctaTGGGTGATATGGGGATTTCTAAGGGAGAATTGCACAGAATCATAATAGTGTTAACTACATAGAACTCtttacaaacataaatacagacacCCACTAATTCCATATGCACTCCTCCACACATGCACTTTTAATGAATCATCTTACCAATTTTGCTCAACTTGACATATTTCACATCTGTAATGGAATCATTCAAATAACATGTTTGCTTGAGGTGGTCAGTGATTTGAGAGGAGACAGCTGCATCCTGACAGCTGTTGTAGTGCTAAAGACtgaaaaggaagagaggaaggCCAAACTTCCACTGATCTTGTGGTGATATTGACCTGATTACaagcaacaactgcaaaataaaatgtttataacaTGGAcactggcaaaaaaaaatatatatatatatacagtttgGACAAAGTTTGGCATTTTACATTCCCCCAGTTACACATGAAGCAGTCTCTAAAGACTGTGTGGGGAAGACGAGGGCTGTTACAGTCCGGAATGATCCTTCATCAAGAAACCTACTGTTTATGTGCTGGGACACACAAACAGGGAATCACATAATAGAAAACAGACTCCGAATGACCTAAAGGATTTATTAATCCCTAGACAAATGGTTTCAGCAAGAATTCCTATTcattctcattcactcattctTATCTCAAACACACATCTCACTAATGCTTAAGCAGCAGGCTAGCTTATTCATAGCTTACAAAGGTcaacttacttttttttttttacaaatcattgtcaaaaaaaaaaaaaaaaaatcaaagtaatCAGCATTCAGTATATATTAAATCAGCAttatcattttcacacagagtTGTATCCAAGTAATGATAAACATGATGCAGCCCTCCTTCACGTTTCCAGTATTGTTTTTCAACATATCAGCTAATATTTCAATTCAATAGAACATTTCAATCATGTTGAAAATGTGAAAGCAAGTTAAGAGAAAAACATCATAAGTTTCATTCTTCTTTCAGCTCTCGAAAGCTGAAGCGATTTGTCCagcaaaaacatgtcaaaatagTATAAAAACCATCCAACTGTCTACAGCTGAAGGGGAATTAGAGTGGAGTGTGTGAACTATGGGGGCACAGGCAGTTTTTAAGTGTGCCACTAAGTCCACTGACAACCACAGTAGCCACCACAAGTGCGGTCCACATAGAAACCACCCACGATGGTATTTTCTGGCCCTGACAAACCAGTAAAAACACCCCTGAATGCAATGAGTGGTTAGTGTGTGCCCTACATTCATATGAGAGCAGTGTTACCTGCTATTTAATTTCAGCTGAGATCTCCTACAGAAAACTGAGAGCCGAGCCACTTGCCTCAAGTAGACTGGAGGGAGAGTGAGCcctggaagaagaagaaaggcagCAAAAGGAAACGCAAGCAGAAATAGAAGGGGCACGAACTACTCTGGCCCAAAATACTGTCATGTGGGCAAAGGCAGTGTGGTTCACCTCTCTTTTTCTTACCTAAGAGTCTCAAAAATGACTCCATGGGCAGGGTAAGGCAAGGCATGGGGAGCAAGGGAGAGAGAATTCTTCATCCTGACAGAATCAGTGATGTTACATTTTCAAATCTAGGTAGAACAGGCAGTCAATGATAAGCTCTTAAAAGTAAAACTACTGTGACTACACTGGCTGAGTGAGTGATGGGCCCCTTCTCTTGGCATGAAGACTTGACTGGGTTGTTCTTGGGGTCCAGGCTCGGTCATGCTTGTCCAATGTTAGTCTAAGTGTGTAATTAAAAATCTCAAGTGCCTCACTGTTCAATATACATCATATTAGAAGTCAAGTCAGGAGTTGGTTCCCTGAATGGCAATATTTCTActtatgtatgtgtttatttgggGGTGCCAAGCTTCTTAGGAGTTCCTGGGCGCTTCTGCCAAAAGTGACCAGGGATGGTGAAGGCATCAACACTCATGGACATGGTTTTGGACGGGATGACTGTGAACTGCTTGCGGTCAGAGCTGTATTTGTAAATGGACTCTACCATCTCAGGGGTGATGGTGCGGGGGCCAATGCCAGTGAGCCGTACCATCTCTGCTGTTTCAGGGTTCATGGTGTAAACTGCTCTGAACTGGCAGCTGGAATCTCTGAAGAGGATAAGGAAGTGATTGGCCGTGCTCTTCTCCATTTCCtacagaggaagagatgaagaaagggggaaaaaaggcCACATGTTAACTAAAGCTGACAACAGAAATCACTGTGACTCATAGCCCAGTTAGGGTGGACCTTTTTGTTGGACTCTGACACAGCAGGATGACTTACCTCTACAATCTTATTTTTCTGTGGTTCATTGACCTTTCCAGCCAGGCAACAACGAGTGATAGCATTATGAATGATGAACTTGTTGGACTTAAAGCTAGGCTCTTTGTACAGCTTTGGTCCTACAAGACACAGCATTTCCCAATGTTACTGTATATACAAAACAAACTTACTGgattcattttaaatactttcTTAGTTTGGACCATATCACTGACCTGTGTATTCTGGGATTGAAGCAGGGGAGGAAATAGTGGAGCCATTCTCCCAGTCCTTCTCTCCATTCTGAGCGTTCATTCGTCCTGGTGACATCAGCCGGGATGGAGAGTGCGAACGGCTAGGGGTTAAAAAGAACTTTAGTAAGGAAGTTCAGTAACAGATTTTGAAGCTCTGTGTATACGTTTGTTTGTTCCCATTATTACTGGTAAGAGCTACCACAGGGCCTATAGTAGCTACAGTCATGTGAAAAACTTAGTGTacttttgtaacatttttggaTATATGGATATTTAATCTCAATTTTAACAATACAGAGAGATTTAAGTAATATATCTaagcaaataaaactgaagaggGGATgttctgtaaaatgtaattcCACAAAAATGCCTATTCTAACTGAGACAAAAGTTAGGGTGCCCTCATATTTATTCCCACCATGGTGAGAGTAAAAGAGGtcttcagacaaaaaaaaaaaaaaaaactgtagcaGCCTATGAGTCTGATAAGGGATTTAAAAAGGTCTCAAAAGATTTTGAAACTAGCCATTCCATTGTCTGGAAAATAGTCTACACAATTGGAGGACAACTGCCAACATGCCCAGGTCTGGTCGTCCTAGCAAGTTCACCCCGAGAACAGACTGCAAGATGCTAAAAGAGGTCTCCAAAAAACCCTATAATGTCATCATGGGACCTACAGCAGGCTCTGGCTACTGTTGATGTGAAAGTGCATGCCTCTACAATCAGAAAGAGACTGCACAGGTTTAACTTGCATGGGAGGTGTGCAAGGAGGAAACCTTTGCTCTCTAAGAGAAGCATCAAGGCCAGATTGAAGTTTGCCAGAGAGCATGTTGACAAAGACCAGGACTTCTGGAATAATgttctttggacagatgagtccAAAATTCAATTATTTGGACACCAGAACAGAGGACATGTTTGGCGTAAACCAAAGACAGCATTCCAGGAAAAGAACTTCATACTAACTCAAGCATGGAGGTGGAAGTGTCATggtttggggctgctttgctgcagcaGGACCTGGACCTTTCCTCAGACCGATGTCAGAGACTGGTAGAGGGCTACAAGAAGCGTCTCACTGCAGTTATTTCAGCTAAAGGGGGCAACACTAGCTATTAGGGGGTAGGGTGTCCTATATGCATTTTTGTagaattacatttacagaagaTCTTCAAAAgtcttttcttcagttttaattgtttaGTTATATTACTTTAATCTCTCTGTATTGTTAAATTGTAGATTAAATATCCACATAtccaaaaatgttacaaaaatacacagccTTTCATAGGGTGTCCTAATTTTTTCACATAAAACTGTATAGATAAGCACACTGACACATATTAAatttctttgacattttcatatgtAAATTGTAGGGAAGGCATATGGCGTTCATATGTACAGACATATTTTGAATAATGAATAAGGTGACATAAtgcacagcagcaaaaaaatAACTATTGTAGTGTGACATACGTCTTTAATGTTTCTGGAACTTCAAACTCTTACTGATACAGTTAGTACAGTAGTACTGTTTTTGACTACATTATTGTATGTGCCACAGCATTTATTCAAGAAACAACAACTTCTCAATGTGCAGGTTACCTGGGAGATTTCCTTACGGTCAGGCCTCCAGATTCATTAGCCATGGAGGACAGGTTCATGGATGAGTGGGAGTAAACTTTGTTTAGCTTATTGCCTAGATATAGGAAAACAGGAATGGAAAAAGAAGTTACATTAACAAACCAAATATAAGCTTAAAAACAGGGCATGCAAAGATAAGTGTGTGCAAATATCAGAATTAGTTACCCATGAAACCCTTGACAGGGCTTTGACCAAGGACAGAGTCATCCCTGAACACAGTCTTAGGTCTCTGCTTCTTGACACCACGAACCGTGGTGGGTTTCTGTCTCAGCACCTTGTCTAAGTCCTCCATGAGTTTTAGCTGCTGTCTCCGTTCATACTCCTGCCTAGTGAAGTCTCCCCTGCGCTGAGGATTCCCCTCTACTGGTGGGGTGCGTGATGCTGGAGGTGTCCCTGGGGTCTGAGGTCTGTCCTCACTCTTATTTCCCCAGCCCTCAATGATCATCCACTGAGGTTTGCTAAAAACACAGAACGATatgtaaaactaaaaatctgTGATACTGACATTGCAAAAACAATGCTAAAAACACAAGATGTATCACAGAGGTAATGGTGACAATCTGTTTCATTTACTAACATTAGAACACAAATCATAATGATCATTACTTGGATGCTGGAAAATCACAGCTACAAAAATGTCCAAACTTTACAAACCTAAattattttaagttaatttaGTTGTGACTAAAATTTTGAATGAACTGGGTCTCACTTtgattctttctctttttcctgctCCAGTTTGCGTTTTTTCAGCTCTTCAGCTCTCTTCTGTTGTTTCTCCAGCAAAGCTGCTCTTCGCTGGGCCATCTCATCCTCTGGTCGATCACTGTCATCCTAATTATAaagatggaaataaataaatggcatgAATGTACCATcataacaaaaacagcatttacagAATGGTACAGAGGTAATAATAACCTAACCTTGAAAAAGAACCCGACTCCAGGTTTCATCTCAGGCTCTGTTCGGTCACTCATTGAATCAGAGAAGACATCAGGTACTTGGTCATCCTCTTCCCCATCTCCTCGCAGAGCTGACATTGAGATCTCTATCAGGCTACTGCGTTTGTCATTCAGTACTCCTGAAGGGGCCTCACTTTCAAATGAGCACTCTGACGGGGCACCAGAGCTGCAGCCCCCACCTGTAAGTCCATCCTTCTTAGCCACAGGACTATGTGAAGGCCCTGCCTCCAGGTCCATGCTAAATATACTATGATCATCATTAGAGCCAATCTCTGACACACTGTCATCTCCAGCAGGACGGGGAGTTGGGGTTGGAGTTGGTACAGGGGTTGGTGTCACTGTAGGGACAGGAGTTGGGCCAGATGAGCGTAGCTCATCTAGGCTGTTAGAGTTACCAATggagaatgatgatgatgtctggACTTGGGATTGCCAAGGACTTACACGACGAAGATGGGGAATGCGGTCTACATTTTGAGGTGGGGTGAGAACCCTTGATACAGTAGGGACCTTAATGTCCAAGGGACGATTTTGTTGGTGATGTCTGGGGCTTTTAGGTGGCACAGAATGGGCTCTACGATGAACTTGAGGAGATTTAGGAGGAGTGGTGTGGTTTGTGATTTTGCGGGGTGTGGATGGAGAAGAGGACGCAGAATTTAAATCTCGGGTGGATTCTCGGGAGAGGCGAGCAGGAGGAGGGGCTGGGGTAGAGGTTTTAGGGCTGGCTGGAATAACCCAGGATTTATTGCTGGAAGTTGCAGCTTTCTTTTGGATTAGCTGGTTCTGCTGTTCAGTCAACCGCTGCATGTCACTTTGCAGGGAGCTAAGAGCTGCAGTCAGCTTTGACACAGCATTGTTATAAGCCCCAAGTGGAGGTACCATCTCACCAGGTGTCCCAGAGCCCTTCTCTCCTGACGTACCTGGCTTTTCTTTGCTTACCCTGACATTGCTCTCATCTTCCAGTGAGGGGCGTTTTTCATCTGgttcctgctgctcttcctcctccattcGAGCTAGCCTTTCTTCTGGGGTCAGGTGAGACAGCTCGTCTTCTGTGGATGAGGTGCTGACCTGGCCATATCCTCCTTCCCTATCACCTTCATCTCCACTGTGTTCCTTCTTTAACTGCAAAAAGGCACTCTTCCCCAGTCTTTGCCGGTGCTTTGCAAAAATCGCCTCAATGCGTTTCTTCTGGGCTTCAATTGCTTTGCGCTTTTCTTCAAGTCGAGCTCCCAGCTCAGACATCTCATTATTGAGTTGCGGGCTCTTACTGGGGCTTTCTTCAGACTTTTGTGCCCATGTGGTCATCTGACGGGAAGAGGAGTCGCTGGTTTTTGGAGAATCCATAATCTGCTTCTTTTTGCGTTCTGCAAAGCTGGTCATCTTCACACCACTGTCAGACACCTCTTTGCTGTGGCCTCTAGTTGAGTGTGTGCTAGCAGATGGTGTGGTTGGAGTAGAATGGATTTTAGGCAGGTCTTCCGATGCATCCGAGTCCACACTGCCGTCTCTCAAGACTGAGTCATCATCTCGTGAACATTCAGAGGTGTTCCTGGTGCGAGTGGGCTCCTTTGACTCTCCTGTGGGCCGGTACATCATTCCTGAGCGTGTGGGGGCAGAACAGCTGA
This genomic window from Mastacembelus armatus chromosome 8, fMasArm1.2, whole genome shotgun sequence contains:
- the camsap3 gene encoding calmodulin-regulated spectrin-associated protein 3 isoform X4, with protein sequence MKDSMSVADSLYNLQFIREFCDSCLKSCCHLALEDMLYTPPELRLNLLSFLAELLSWFEVQRPEFVQAIDTLDGSTPVTPSSLGGNSTSPSIFKKPFLPISSSVSGSLTQSTSMSHIEGVGKTWSKKPLSRPLSAVSFSIPFGLDSDVDIVMGNPVITRSVSSDQLNPAVQNMPRVPYTPPEDISHLISKSSGPNGPQRASWVTQTPNVPRLSEENGVAVTETGELPTIEEALQIIHNEGKMEPRLHPDGAPDGFYLHSPDDPVNSRHNSNLVPISCSAPTRSGMMYRPTGESKEPTRTRNTSECSRDDDSVLRDGSVDSDASEDLPKIHSTPTTPSASTHSTRGHSKEVSDSGVKMTSFAERKKKQIMDSPKTSDSSSRQMTTWAQKSEESPSKSPQLNNEMSELGARLEEKRKAIEAQKKRIEAIFAKHRQRLGKSAFLQLKKEHSGDEGDREGGYGQVSTSSTEDELSHLTPEERLARMEEEEQQEPDEKRPSLEDESNVRVSKEKPGTSGEKGSGTPGEMVPPLGAYNNAVSKLTAALSSLQSDMQRLTEQQNQLIQKKAATSSNKSWVIPASPKTSTPAPPPARLSRESTRDLNSASSSPSTPRKITNHTTPPKSPQVHRRAHSVPPKSPRHHQQNRPLDIKVPTVSRVLTPPQNVDRIPHLRRVSPWQSQVQTSSSFSIGNSNSLDELRSSGPTPVPTVTPTPVPTPTPTPRPAGDDSVSEIGSNDDHSIFSMDLEAGPSHSPVAKKDGLTGGGCSSGAPSECSFESEAPSGVLNDKRSSLIEISMSALRGDGEEDDQVPDVFSDSMSDRTEPEMKPGVGFFFKDDSDRPEDEMAQRRAALLEKQQKRAEELKKRKLEQEKEKESNKPQWMIIEGWGNKSEDRPQTPGTPPASRTPPVEGNPQRRGDFTRQEYERRQQLKLMEDLDKVLRQKPTTVRGVKKQRPKTVFRDDSVLGQSPVKGFMGNKLNKVYSHSSMNLSSMANESGGLTVRKSPSRSHSPSRLMSPGRMNAQNGEKDWENGSTISSPASIPEYTGPKLYKEPSFKSNKFIIHNAITRCCLAGKVNEPQKNKIVEEMEKSTANHFLILFRDSSCQFRAVYTMNPETAEMVRLTGIGPRTITPEMVESIYKYSSDRKQFTVIPSKTMSMSVDAFTIPGHFWQKRPGTPKKLGTPK